From a single Brassica rapa cultivar Chiifu-401-42 chromosome A01, CAAS_Brap_v3.01, whole genome shotgun sequence genomic region:
- the LOC103856946 gene encoding cyclic phosphodiesterase, whose translation MEEVRKKKDVYSVWALPDDETEPRFRKLMEALRSEFSGPRFDPHVTVVGATSLTAEEAKKMFESACDGLKAYTATVDRVSTGTFFYQCVFLLLKSTPEVMKAGEHCKNHFKCSTTTPYMPHLSLLYAELDEGKKKAREKAYTLDNSLDGLSFRLNRLALCKTDTEDKTLESWEKVAVCNLNP comes from the exons ATGGAAGaggtgaggaagaagaaggacgTATACTCGGTGTGGGCATTGCCGGACGATGAAACGGAGCCGCGGTTCAGAAAGCTAATGGAAGCTCTGAGATCCGAGTTCTCTGGCCCAAGATTCGATCCACACGTCACCGTCGTCGGAGCCACGAGTCTGACGGCAGAAGAGGCGAAGAAGATGTTCGAATCAGCTTGTGACGGTCTGAAAGCTTACACCGCTACGGTAGATCGCGTCTCCACCGGAACTTTCTTCTACCAATGCGTTTTCTTGCTTCTCAAATCCACCCCTGAG GTAATGAAAGCTGGTGAACACTGTAAGAACCATTTCAAGTGTTCCACTACCACAC CTTACATGCCGCATCTGAGTCTGCTTTACGCCGAGTTAGATGAAGGGAAGAAGAAAGCGCGGGAGAAAGCTTACACACTCGATAACAGCCTCGATGGACTGAGTTTCCGGTTAAACCGACTTGCTCTCTGCAAAACCGATACAGAAGATAAGACTCTCGAGTCATGGGAAAAAGTGGCTGTGTGTAATCTCAATCcttga